The genomic stretch TGAAGAAATAACCCCGGTTAATCCCCCAATACCCAGTAAATAGGGAATTACTGGGATTACTGCACCAGATATATAAGATAATGCTGTAACCCCAGCACTCTTTTTTGGATTTTCTTCAACTTTTGGTGCAATTATCTCCTCAGCAACATCAACTAGCTGGGGGGAGATATCAGTAGCAATATTTTCTTTGATTCCTAGTTCTGTTAATATCATAGAAAGTTTCTTTGCAACTTCTTTTCTATCTACAAGTTTTTGAATCTCTATTTTTCTTCTCTTATGTTCGTTAATTTCTTTCTCAGATTTCGTAGATAAATAAGCACCAATAGCCATGGATAAAGTACCAGAAGCACCAATTATTAAACCGGAAATTCCAACGAGAAATGGGATATTAAAAGCGCCAGAAAGACCGGAAGTTGCTGCTAGTACTTCAACTAATCCATCACTAATTCCATATACAAAATCACTAACATCCTTAGATTTTACCGTAGATATCATTTCTTCATGTACAGCTTCATCAATACTCAATTCTCTCATTTTTTGTCTTTCTTCTTCACTTAGTTCTTCGCTCTTGGAAAGTTCATAGTATTTTTTAATATCACTCTCTTCCCCGTTTTCTAATAATTTTGTCGTAAGCTCTAATCCAAATATTTTTCTAAAAATAACATAGAAATTTATTTTCAACTTATGGTACCATTTCAGTTTTCCCACTTTTACGCCTCTGCTTGTTGCAATTTCTTTCCAAATCTCAGAATGTTTTCTTTCCATTTCTGATAGCTTATAAAGATAGATTTTTGTAACCCTATCTTTCTCTACATCTCCTAATTTTCTATAAACTTCACTATCAAACAATTCTTCAATATAATTCTTATTATAGTCCATACTTAATTTATAGTAACTCTTACTTAAAAATGTTTCTAATTAGATTGTAACTCTTTTACGTAACTACATGTTATTTTTAATTGCTTCTAAATATTGTTTTGATCTAAGTCATGTTTATATAGAATTACCGGAGTATTTTATATCGATGATCTCCTAACTGATGAAGTGCTCTGCTCACGAGAGTGGTAGTGAAGAGAAGGTGGATGGGAGGGTAGTGGCGTTCAGTAATAAATCTTTCGGTCATATTTCAAGCATAGTATTAGCTAACATTGCCACGTGGGTCCTTTCAACCTATATAGGGTGCCCGTGACGGAATTAAAAGTAAGGATAAGTTACGCAACGGGTAAATACTTCCTTGTAAAACAATGTGTTAGTCAATTTCTATTTTATTTATTGATATAAAATAAATCTATATAAAATGTAACTTTAGAGTTATTTTGTGAATTTGAGATTAAATAATTGATTGTATATTCAGAAATTATAAAGATAGTTGCAAGTTATACCATGGAACTGAATCCTTTTTTATGTTAACAGAAATCTTTTTATATTGTTATATTAAAATTTTGTAATAGAGAACGACATAGATAATCCCTCATACCGTGTAAGACAAAAAGGGTTAAGGAAGATAATGGAGATGTGAGCTCATTGCTGTTAGAGTCCTATGATCCACCTACAGGCTTGTTGTGAGCTAAGTCCTACACTCGATTATGAATGAGTTAAATGAAAGTGCAAGAACAAACAGCAACTTAAGATGGATGCCTTAATAGGAGACAATGGTAGATCTTTTATTTTCTATACTCCTACCGTCCTGAAGTACTTCTGCAATAAGCAATAAATTGATGATGAGGCTAAGAAATTAGTCCTTGGAAATATAGATAAGATAATCCAAAGTACGTTATGGTTAAAGAAATTAAAGTAAGAATTTTAATTAGGTTCTATGTTATAGATAATTAGCTAATAAAAGTTCTATATAAAAAAGTCTAAAGGCTTAAATTCTTCTTATTTGTGCTTAAATATAGATTTAGTGCAAACTTTACCAAGAAAGTTTTTATGACTTCATCACCCTCTTTTATATTAAACTTCTATCTAATCTCTTTAGGGATTACTATGATTCCCTTCTTATGAACTTTAGAGTATAATTAGTATTATAACATTTAAGTTTAACTTTATGTAACGATAAGTTTAACAACATTCCTTATATTACAATTAAGCTCTACTAGAACGCAGAAGTTTTATGATAAGTGTCACAGCTAATTATTCATCCTTATGTGGCACAAAACTAGTTTAGTGTATCATTATCATTCACTATCCTCATCTATTTAAGCATAAACATTCAGTAGTTAATTTTTTATTGATTAATCTAAAATCTATTATAAAATGGAATTTAGTATTAGTTTATATGGTGACTTTGAAAATCCAACGGTGGAAATATTAGGCAGGAGAGAAAAAGCTAGCAAATTATATTTGGAGGCACCATTATATGCATTTCTTATCTCAATACCTCATTGTATAGCTGAAGCTTTTGAAAGTATAGCTAAAAAAGAGGGGATTAAGATTAAGGATTGTAAAGTTAGGGCTGTATATGAAATTGATGAAAAGCAATTTATGTTAGGCTATCCGGTCATAAAGAAGATAAAAATCTTTATATATAATAGTGGCTGTACATTAGAAGAATTAGAAGAAATAATACGTAAAGTAAAGAAAGAATGCCCAATATATCTAAGTTTTTCAGAAAAAATAGAAATTTTGGCGGGTAATTAATCAAACACTATTCTTACATCTACAGCAAAGGCCCCTCTCTCGTTCACAAATAAGGGGTTAATGTCCATTTCTTTTATATCCAAATCAACTATCATCCTAGAAACACTTATTATTGTCCTTATTAACGAGTTCTCGTCGTAACCCCTCTTCCTAGCAGTTAACATAGCATGAATCTTACTCTCTATTAAGAGTTCTTGTGCTTCATCTTCATATATTGGTGATAAACCATAAGCGATATTCTTTAAAACTTCAACATAAATTCCGCCACTTCCTACTAAAACTACGTGACCAAATACAGGATCCCTTATTCCTCCAATATAAATTTCTAAACCGTTTAACTGTTCCTGAATCATTACTCTTCTAGTTATTTTAGATAATTGCGAGTAAACATCCTTTACTTGGTCTTTCTCCACATTAACAACAACTCCTTTCATCTCCGTCTTATGTACTGGCTCATCTGGTGAAATTTTCATAACAACGGGGTAACCAATAGAGTCTGCGACTCTCTGAGCCTCTTCTGCACTTTCAGCAATTCCCCACTTAGGGGTTCTTATTCCGTAAATTTCCATAAGTTTCAGAGCTTCAAAATCCTTGAGAGTCTTTTTCCCCTTAACTAGTTCTATAGCACTCTCAATCGGTTGTATTGTCCTGATTTTCTTTCTTGGGATAGGTTTGTTTACAAGATATTTAATCGCTTTTACAGCATCCTCTGGAAAAGTATATCCTGGAATTCCGGTCGTTTCCAATATTTTTAATGCCATATCCTCATCAAGTCCCATAGTAATCCCGATAACTCCTTTTCCCTTAAAATTCGAGATCACTCTAGCAACATCTGTACAGCTAACCATTGGTAAAGCTTGCACTATAACTAATTTGGTAGAATTTAGCTCACTAACAATCTTTAATGCTGAATAGTATCTTTCCCTGTTGGCATCTCCGGTTAAATCTAAAGGATTTCTGGGTACTGAAGTTGGAGGCAAAATCTTTCTTAAAGTCTCTTTCATCCAATCTGGTATTTCAACCATTCTTAATCCATTTTTCTCTATTTCGTCTGAGGTAAGAACTCCATGGCCGCCAGAATTTGTAATTACAAGTAATTCTTCAGTAACTGGTTCGGAATACATTAAGAGCTTTGCAAGATTTAACATATCATGTAGATTATCCACCAGAATTCCTCCAACAGTCCTAACTGCTGCTTTGAAAACTTCAAAAGAGCCAGCCAAACTACCAGTATGTGTTTTAGCTGCTGCTGCACCATTACTTGTGGTACCTCCTTTTAAGAATACTATCGGTTTTCTCTTTGTGGCTTCTGGCAAAGTTTCTAAGAAAGAATTACCGTCTGAGACTCCTTCTAGGTAAACAAATATTGCTCTTGTTTCTGGGTCTCTTGAAAGATATTCGATAACTTCATACTCTTTTACATCAGCTTGATTACCTAAACTTACCATGTAACTTATTCCTACTCTATATTTCTGTGCCCAATTTAGCATGTAAACTCCTAGACCACCGCTTTGAACAACTAATGCGATATTTCCTCTTTTAACGTCAGTATAGGCAAAAGTTGCATTAAACTCTGGGGTGATGATACCAAAAGTATTAGGACCTAAAACTCTTATCCCTCCTTTCCTAGCAATACTTATTACCTTATCTTCTAATTCAGCCTCACCAACTTCTTTAAATCCAGCAGTAATTACAATTGCTGCTTTCACATTTTTTTCAACAGCCTCTTCCATTACTTGTGGCACAGCTTCTCTAGGTACTGTAATTACTACCATATCTATAGGATCTGGAATATCTTTAACACTCTTATATGCCTTTATGCCTTCAACATCTTCAGCTTTTGAATTTACTGGATAAAGTTTTCCGTGATAAGTATATAGAAGATTTCTGAATACTACATTTCCAACTTTCTCTTTATAACGAGAAGCTCCAATAACAGCTATACTCTTTGGTTTAAAGAGATACTCTAATGACATACATAAATATAAAGAGAAGTTGAAATATATATTTAACTTAGCGAATCAGATGCAATTGCTCTTATTTAAATAACTAGATGCATTATTGTAATTTGTCACTCAAAATAGTTAATATATGCATAGTCTTTAAGCGTAATCTTTCTCCTTAATTAATTCTTTAAAATTATATTATAGTTTACTAAAAATTCTTATTTGTTTATTCGAAACATATATAGCAAAACATTGACTTAGTACGTGAAATTATATCAAGAAAAATTTTAAATAAATGGAGACCATTTTGCAAAAGCAGATAGGTGTTCTCCTACAGCTTCAAGCCCTATGTACCCAGCTAATAATCCGGCTAATATTAGCAATACTGCATCTACTATTAACCATATTTTACTCCACTTTCCATTATCTAGGAATATGGAAACGGGATAGAAGAATACTGCAGCCAATCCAGTTAATGTGTACAATACCAATAATGCAGAGGGTTCAGCAGTCATATTATGCAGATACCCTTGTATGCCATAATATATTGTCACTAATCCGAATAATAACCCCATGAAGCCTAAGTGCTCAAGTTTATACTCATTCTTAATGCTTAAGGCTATCCCGATAATTCCCAAACCTAATACTGCATATAAGTCGTAGAATAATATATTATAGCTAGATGGTAAGGGCCAAACAAGCATTCCATAAAATCCAGTAATAGACATAAGTACACCTAGTAATAATTGTGGTATATATTGCGGTCTAATTGCATTTCTATAGTCTTGTACTGTAGAATGAACTAGGAATGTCTTAATTAGTCCGTAAGCAAAGGTTAAGAAACTTACACCCATAGCAATTAACTGAATAGTCAATATATCTATGAATAATGCCATTTTTTATCACCAATTATAATTATATAACTCCGGCGATATAAACAGAATATGTTAAGGTATATACATTTGTAGATGGGTATTAATGATAAATAATCATTAGAAAAATCTTAAACTTTTTTAACTTCCTCACTTAAAATCATTTATTTATAATTAATTATAAATTTCTTGGCCTTATTAGATCAAAAATATAAATACATATGGCATACTTTATTTCACGCTCTCATACATATCCATACATCTGTAAATGAAAATGAACTAATTTTGAACTCTCTATTTTCTTAAATTTCTAGTAAAACGCTTGCTCATTATCTTCGAGATGCATCTAAAAACGAAAGTATTACCCAGATGTCAATTATCGAAATTCCCCACGCTTCAATTGTTGCTGCAGAAGGCCACTTAACTACTCCAGCTACGACGTTTCCGATAATAAAGAGAATTAATATATAAATCCCTAATTTTCTCCTTTCTGTTAATAAGCCTATTCCGTATGTTAGGATAGCAATATCAAATTGTATGAAAAACCATGTGGAAACAAATACATGCGGATAAGTTCCTTCATGAAATATTCCTATTAAGGCTAGAAACATTGCGGCAACCATTACAAAAGCTGACGCTATTATCAAAATTTTATTTGTATTTACTTCTACTAGAAAGATAGCATAAAGAAAGGCAAAGAAGGAAACTATTATAAGGCCGTAATTATATAGCCAAGGATCCCTTGCCAAAGGTCCTCCTAAATCACTAAAAGCGTTTTTAATAAAATCAAACCACGGGTTAAGTCTAATACTTGCAAATATTACTATCCAGGCTAGTATTACGCTAATGAACCCTGAGTATTTTAAGATTCCCACAATATTGGTTAAGCTTTTTTATTTCATTAAGTTTTTTGGGTGAAGTTATTTTAAAGAACTTTTCAAATGTCAGACAACTCCTATTTTAATCTAATTTATAGATTTTTTCATAATATTTGTAAAGGGATAGAGAGATCGGTTTTTAACTTAAGACTGTAACACATTTGCATAACTTTTAAATACTTTTATTTACTTCTAATTACTGTGGAAAGGTATTTAACGCCTAGTGAAGTTGCTGAGATCTTTGGAATGAGTAGGAGCGGTGT from Sulfolobus sp. S-194 encodes the following:
- a CDS encoding VIT1/CCC1 transporter family protein codes for the protein MDYNKNYIEELFDSEVYRKLGDVEKDRVTKIYLYKLSEMERKHSEIWKEIATSRGVKVGKLKWYHKLKINFYVIFRKIFGLELTTKLLENGEESDIKKYYELSKSEELSEEERQKMRELSIDEAVHEEMISTVKSKDVSDFVYGISDGLVEVLAATSGLSGAFNIPFLVGISGLIIGASGTLSMAIGAYLSTKSEKEINEHKRRKIEIQKLVDRKEVAKKLSMILTELGIKENIATDISPQLVDVAEEIIAPKVEENPKKSAGVTALSYISGAVIPVIPYLLGIGGLTGVISSYIISGIAIFIVGYLIGLLSSVKPVKKGVEMLSLGIFAAIGTHILGLLTSYYLHI
- a CDS encoding OsmC family protein → MEFSISLYGDFENPTVEILGRREKASKLYLEAPLYAFLISIPHCIAEAFESIAKKEGIKIKDCKVRAVYEIDEKQFMLGYPVIKKIKIFIYNSGCTLEELEEIIRKVKKECPIYLSFSEKIEILAGN
- the acs gene encoding acetate--CoA ligase alpha subunit, with amino-acid sequence MSLEYLFKPKSIAVIGASRYKEKVGNVVFRNLLYTYHGKLYPVNSKAEDVEGIKAYKSVKDIPDPIDMVVITVPREAVPQVMEEAVEKNVKAAIVITAGFKEVGEAELEDKVISIARKGGIRVLGPNTFGIITPEFNATFAYTDVKRGNIALVVQSGGLGVYMLNWAQKYRVGISYMVSLGNQADVKEYEVIEYLSRDPETRAIFVYLEGVSDGNSFLETLPEATKRKPIVFLKGGTTSNGAAAAKTHTGSLAGSFEVFKAAVRTVGGILVDNLHDMLNLAKLLMYSEPVTEELLVITNSGGHGVLTSDEIEKNGLRMVEIPDWMKETLRKILPPTSVPRNPLDLTGDANRERYYSALKIVSELNSTKLVIVQALPMVSCTDVARVISNFKGKGVIGITMGLDEDMALKILETTGIPGYTFPEDAVKAIKYLVNKPIPRKKIRTIQPIESAIELVKGKKTLKDFEALKLMEIYGIRTPKWGIAESAEEAQRVADSIGYPVVMKISPDEPVHKTEMKGVVVNVEKDQVKDVYSQLSKITRRVMIQEQLNGLEIYIGGIRDPVFGHVVLVGSGGIYVEVLKNIAYGLSPIYEDEAQELLIESKIHAMLTARKRGYDENSLIRTIISVSRMIVDLDIKEMDINPLFVNERGAFAVDVRIVFD
- a CDS encoding DUF981 domain-containing protein, whose translation is MALFIDILTIQLIAMGVSFLTFAYGLIKTFLVHSTVQDYRNAIRPQYIPQLLLGVLMSITGFYGMLVWPLPSSYNILFYDLYAVLGLGIIGIALSIKNEYKLEHLGFMGLLFGLVTIYYGIQGYLHNMTAEPSALLVLYTLTGLAAVFFYPVSIFLDNGKWSKIWLIVDAVLLILAGLLAGYIGLEAVGEHLSAFAKWSPFI
- a CDS encoding DUF998 domain-containing protein, whose translation is MGILKYSGFISVILAWIVIFASIRLNPWFDFIKNAFSDLGGPLARDPWLYNYGLIIVSFFAFLYAIFLVEVNTNKILIIASAFVMVAAMFLALIGIFHEGTYPHVFVSTWFFIQFDIAILTYGIGLLTERRKLGIYILILFIIGNVVAGVVKWPSAATIEAWGISIIDIWVILSFLDASRR